A genome region from Candidatus Hydrogenedentota bacterium includes the following:
- the vsr gene encoding DNA mismatch endonuclease Vsr yields MDRISPRRRSANMRAIRSKGTKPELEVRRLVYAMGYRYRLHARDLPGKPDLVFRKKSKAIFVHGCFWHQHPSSKCRDARLPKSRQDYWHKKLWQNVARDKTNIRRLRRSGWSVLVVWECQLRHPATLALRLAAFLA; encoded by the coding sequence ATGGATAGGATATCCCCTCGCCGGCGCAGTGCCAACATGCGCGCCATCCGAAGCAAAGGGACAAAGCCCGAATTGGAGGTGCGGCGGCTCGTCTACGCGATGGGCTACCGGTACCGTCTGCACGCGAGGGACCTGCCAGGCAAACCGGATCTTGTGTTCCGCAAGAAATCGAAAGCCATTTTTGTGCATGGCTGTTTCTGGCACCAGCACCCCTCATCCAAATGCAGAGATGCGCGATTACCCAAGTCAAGACAGGATTACTGGCACAAAAAACTATGGCAAAATGTCGCGCGCGACAAGACGAATATCCGGCGTCTCCGAAGGTCTGGCTGGTCCGTGTTAGTTGTCTGGGAGTGCCAGCTCCGGCATCCGGCTACTCTCGCTCTACGCCTTGCTGCTTTTCTTGCCTGA
- a CDS encoding aspartate aminotransferase family protein, whose amino-acid sequence MQIPAKGLNREEVLRTLEAYKENDFPWHSGRVMGFVYDPGKETLDTAKQAYMMYLCETALDPTTFPSVMRLEKEVVRMIINLLRGDEHVVGNMTSGGTESILLAVKTARDWARATKPNIKQPEMILARTAHPAFHKACAYFDIKPVIAGFDPVTFKANVDEMRRAVNENTLILVGSAPGYAQGVVDPIPEIAALAQERGLWCHVDACVGGIHLSFMRKAGLEVPEFDWTVPGVMSISADMHKYGYAPKNASVIMYRNKELRRHQIFSCTQTTTYALINPTIMSTKSGGPMAGAWATLAFLGEEGYLHIVRDTQDATRKLVNGVNAIPGLRVLGKPDMCMFSFTSKEVNLFQVAEEMKKRDWYVQPQFSTPISPYNLHITVNQSAVPHVDAFLADLRASVDAVRASEIQVDIEAVRAQIDALVAADPAGARDQILAMGGVTGTDLPDSMVMINTILECLPDDIAADLLAEYLNELYA is encoded by the coding sequence ATGCAGATTCCAGCGAAGGGACTCAACCGGGAAGAAGTGCTGCGAACGCTCGAGGCCTACAAGGAGAACGACTTTCCATGGCATTCGGGCCGCGTGATGGGCTTCGTCTATGATCCCGGCAAGGAAACGCTCGACACGGCCAAACAGGCCTACATGATGTACCTGTGCGAAACGGCGCTCGACCCGACCACGTTCCCAAGCGTGATGCGGCTCGAAAAAGAAGTCGTGCGGATGATCATCAACTTGCTGCGCGGCGACGAACACGTCGTTGGCAATATGACCTCCGGCGGCACGGAGAGCATCCTGCTCGCGGTGAAGACCGCGCGCGACTGGGCCCGCGCCACGAAGCCCAACATCAAGCAACCGGAAATGATCCTGGCGCGGACGGCGCATCCCGCGTTTCACAAGGCATGCGCCTATTTCGACATCAAGCCGGTGATCGCAGGCTTCGATCCGGTGACGTTCAAGGCGAACGTCGACGAAATGCGCCGCGCTGTCAACGAGAATACGCTCATTCTGGTAGGCTCGGCCCCCGGCTATGCGCAAGGTGTCGTGGACCCCATCCCCGAGATCGCCGCTCTCGCGCAGGAACGGGGGCTCTGGTGCCACGTGGACGCCTGCGTCGGCGGCATCCATCTGTCCTTCATGCGCAAGGCTGGTCTTGAAGTGCCCGAATTCGATTGGACGGTGCCCGGCGTCATGTCGATCTCGGCGGACATGCACAAGTACGGCTACGCGCCGAAGAACGCGTCCGTGATCATGTACCGCAACAAGGAATTGCGCCGCCACCAGATCTTTTCATGCACGCAGACGACGACGTACGCCCTGATCAACCCGACCATCATGAGCACCAAATCGGGCGGGCCGATGGCCGGCGCCTGGGCCACGCTCGCGTTTCTCGGCGAGGAAGGCTACCTGCACATCGTTCGCGACACGCAGGACGCCACGCGCAAGTTGGTGAACGGCGTCAACGCGATTCCCGGCCTGCGCGTACTCGGCAAACCCGACATGTGCATGTTCTCGTTCACCTCGAAAGAGGTCAACCTGTTCCAGGTCGCGGAGGAGATGAAGAAACGCGACTGGTACGTTCAGCCGCAGTTTTCCACGCCGATCTCCCCTTACAACCTGCACATCACCGTAAATCAATCCGCCGTGCCGCATGTCGATGCGTTTCTGGCGGATTTGCGCGCCTCGGTTGACGCCGTGCGCGCGAGTGAGATTCAGGTCGATATCGAGGCCGTGCGCGCGCAAATCGATGCGCTCGTCGCCGCCGACCCCGCCGGCGCGCGGGACCAAATCCTCGCGATGGGCGGCGTGACCGGCACCGACCTGCCCGACTCGATGGTCATGATCAACACCATCCTCGAATGCCTGCCCGACGACATCGCCGCGGACCTGCTCGCGGAATACCTGAACGAACTCTACGCGTAA
- a CDS encoding pyruvate, phosphate dikinase: MQTNFELSTGLPELDRLIRGVIPGDNVVLRVGDIGDYRAFARPYARYAVTTGRKLIYFRFAGHEPVLSEDLPANRHTLDPRAGFEILLDQVHGAIEQTDRGAFYVFDNLSELAVHWHSDQMLANFFMLTCPYLLDRGDVAYFALMRGESSPYATDPIRNTCQVFLEVYRNREHLFVRPLKVQQRYSPTMHMLHRWDREAFEPVTDSCTISEVLSDAVPPLSGSLSSPLDVWNRAFLNAEEQLRQGVSGETAQEAFEQLLHMLVTRDGRVSNLARRYFTIEDVLEVRRRTIGTGLIGGKSVGMLLARAILKRSDPRWRCLLEEHDSFYIASDVFYTFLVRNGCWWLRRRQKDSLRFLEGAELVRRRITTGTFPDEIEEQFVRILEYFGQSPIIVRSSSLLEDNFGNSFAGKYESVFCANQGSQRQRLDDFLSAVKTVYASAMGEEALAYRARHNLLERDEQMALLVQRVSGATHGNLYYPHVAGVGFSFNPYVWSEEIDPEAGVLRLVFGLGTRAVNRSDDDYTRVVALNAPERRPEGAGAAGARYVQRKVDVLDLDANRLVTADFADVAAQSGQLPLHLFATSDPAMAREARAMGKRTPPPMLLDFEQLLAESTFVENMRTLLAALEEAYGVPVDMEFTANFQDGGAYRINLVQCRPLQVRGSAVAAPPPRDIPERDLLIETLGPVIGPSRTDFIERFIYIAPASYARLQLTERYAVARLVGRLTHLHAPQDNPVTMLLGPGRWGTTTPSLGVPVSFAEINTVAVLCEIVAMRDDLVPDVSLGTHFFGELVEMDILYFAVFPYQEGTRFERGVFEEAPNRLTELLPDAAAFTRVVHLVDARDISPGAPIRVHADVLKQRLLCYIDRRPAAG, translated from the coding sequence ATGCAGACCAATTTCGAGCTCAGTACCGGCCTGCCCGAACTCGACCGCCTCATTCGCGGCGTTATTCCCGGCGACAATGTCGTGTTGCGCGTCGGGGACATCGGGGATTACCGGGCCTTCGCCCGCCCTTACGCGCGCTATGCCGTCACTACCGGCCGCAAGCTTATTTACTTCCGATTCGCCGGGCACGAGCCCGTGCTCTCCGAAGACCTGCCCGCCAACCGCCATACCCTCGACCCGCGCGCCGGATTCGAGATCCTGCTCGACCAGGTTCACGGCGCCATCGAGCAGACGGACCGCGGCGCCTTCTACGTGTTCGACAATCTGTCCGAACTGGCCGTCCACTGGCACAGCGACCAGATGCTGGCCAATTTCTTCATGCTCACCTGTCCCTATCTCCTCGACCGCGGCGACGTGGCCTATTTCGCGCTGATGCGCGGCGAGAGTTCGCCCTACGCCACGGACCCCATCCGCAACACCTGCCAGGTCTTTCTCGAAGTCTACCGCAACCGCGAGCACCTGTTCGTGCGCCCGCTTAAGGTGCAACAGCGGTATTCGCCCACCATGCACATGCTCCACCGGTGGGACCGCGAAGCATTCGAACCGGTCACGGACAGCTGCACCATCTCCGAGGTGCTGTCCGACGCGGTGCCGCCCCTGTCCGGGAGCCTGAGCAGCCCGCTCGACGTGTGGAACCGGGCTTTCCTTAATGCAGAGGAACAGTTGCGCCAAGGGGTCTCGGGCGAGACAGCGCAGGAGGCCTTCGAGCAATTATTGCACATGCTGGTCACGCGCGACGGGCGCGTGTCAAATCTCGCGCGCCGCTATTTCACGATCGAAGATGTGCTCGAAGTGCGCCGCCGCACGATCGGCACCGGCCTGATCGGCGGCAAGTCGGTGGGCATGCTGCTGGCGCGGGCCATCCTGAAACGTTCCGATCCCCGCTGGCGCTGCCTTCTGGAGGAACACGACAGCTTCTACATCGCTTCCGACGTCTTCTACACGTTTCTCGTGCGTAACGGCTGCTGGTGGCTGCGGCGGCGGCAGAAGGACTCGTTGCGCTTCCTGGAGGGGGCGGAACTGGTGCGGCGCCGCATTACCACAGGCACGTTTCCCGACGAGATCGAGGAACAGTTTGTGCGGATCCTCGAGTATTTCGGGCAATCGCCGATCATCGTGCGGTCGAGCAGTCTGCTCGAGGACAATTTCGGCAACTCTTTCGCGGGCAAGTATGAAAGCGTCTTCTGCGCCAACCAGGGCTCGCAGCGACAGCGTCTCGACGACTTCCTCTCGGCGGTCAAGACCGTGTATGCCAGCGCGATGGGCGAAGAGGCCCTGGCGTACCGCGCGCGGCATAACCTGCTCGAACGGGACGAGCAGATGGCGCTGCTGGTGCAACGCGTCTCTGGCGCCACGCACGGCAACCTCTACTATCCGCATGTGGCGGGGGTCGGATTCTCCTTCAACCCCTACGTCTGGAGCGAGGAGATCGATCCCGAGGCAGGCGTGCTTCGCTTGGTATTCGGCCTCGGCACCCGCGCCGTGAACCGGTCCGACGACGATTACACGCGCGTGGTGGCGCTCAACGCGCCCGAGCGCCGGCCTGAAGGCGCCGGCGCCGCGGGGGCCCGGTATGTCCAGCGCAAGGTGGACGTGCTCGACCTCGACGCCAACCGCCTCGTGACCGCGGACTTTGCCGATGTGGCCGCGCAAAGCGGCCAACTGCCGCTGCATCTGTTCGCCACGAGCGACCCAGCCATGGCGCGGGAGGCCCGCGCGATGGGCAAACGCACGCCGCCGCCCATGCTGCTCGATTTCGAGCAACTGCTCGCCGAAAGCACGTTCGTTGAAAACATGCGGACCCTGCTCGCCGCGCTTGAAGAGGCATATGGCGTGCCTGTCGACATGGAGTTTACCGCCAATTTCCAGGACGGCGGCGCCTATCGCATCAACCTGGTGCAATGCCGCCCGCTCCAGGTGCGCGGCAGTGCCGTCGCCGCGCCGCCCCCGCGGGACATCCCCGAACGCGACCTGCTCATCGAGACGCTTGGACCCGTGATCGGCCCAAGCCGCACCGATTTCATCGAGCGGTTCATCTACATCGCGCCCGCCTCGTATGCGCGCCTCCAACTCACCGAGCGCTACGCCGTTGCGCGGCTGGTCGGGCGGCTGACTCACTTGCACGCGCCGCAGGACAACCCCGTCACCATGCTGCTCGGCCCGGGGCGCTGGGGCACCACGACGCCGTCGCTTGGCGTGCCCGTTTCTTTCGCCGAGATCAACACCGTCGCCGTGCTCTGTGAAATCGTCGCCATGCGCGACGACCTGGTCCCGGACGTTTCGCTCGGCACGCACTTCTTCGGTGAATTGGTCGAGATGGATATCCTCTATTTCGCCGTCTTCCCGTACCAGGAGGGCACGCGCTTCGAGCGCGGCGTCTTCGAGGAAGCGCCAAACCGCCTCACGGAGCTGCTGCCCGACGCCGCCGCGTTCACCCGCGTCGTGCACCTGGTCGACGCGCGGGATATCTCGCCCGGCGCGCCCATCCGCGTGCATGCCGACGTACTCAAGCAGCGGCTCCTCTGTTACATCGACCGGCGGCCCGCGGCGGGGTAG
- a CDS encoding ABC transporter ATP-binding protein: MIRVRSLRVDYEDVTAVLDLDLDIAPGEIYGLVGPNGAGKTSTIKAVAGILEATYGEVRIGDAHMAHNPEEGWRALGYMPDFPPVYEQLRVWEYLDVFGAAHLLPRKDRRARARYWLERVQLVEEWNTLVGDLSRGMCQRLVLAKTLMHEPKALLLDEPASGMDPVARIQLRDVLREVARKGAAILVSSHILSELSDMCTSIGVMDRGRMVVSGGLEEIRRRSGLAGRLIVRIAGTGEPAHAAIERILRGAEVVLDPRRDTAGVWTAAFTGGDNEAAALLAALAGAGVPVAEFQVRKEGIEDIFLRVSGRAEG; the protein is encoded by the coding sequence GTGATTCGCGTACGTTCGTTGCGTGTTGACTACGAAGACGTCACCGCGGTGCTCGATCTTGACCTCGACATTGCGCCGGGGGAAATCTACGGCTTGGTCGGCCCGAACGGCGCGGGCAAGACCTCGACGATCAAGGCGGTGGCGGGCATTCTTGAGGCCACCTACGGCGAGGTGCGTATCGGTGACGCGCATATGGCGCACAACCCGGAAGAGGGCTGGCGGGCGCTGGGATACATGCCGGATTTCCCGCCCGTCTACGAGCAGTTGCGCGTCTGGGAGTATCTCGACGTTTTCGGCGCCGCCCATCTGCTACCCAGGAAAGACCGGCGCGCGCGCGCCCGGTATTGGCTGGAGCGGGTGCAGCTCGTCGAGGAGTGGAACACGCTCGTGGGCGACCTCTCGCGCGGCATGTGCCAGCGCCTGGTGTTGGCCAAGACGCTGATGCACGAACCGAAGGCGCTGCTCCTGGATGAGCCCGCCAGCGGGATGGACCCGGTCGCGCGCATTCAGCTGCGCGATGTCTTGCGGGAAGTGGCGCGCAAAGGCGCCGCCATCCTGGTATCGAGCCATATCCTGTCCGAACTGAGCGACATGTGCACGAGCATCGGGGTCATGGACCGGGGCCGCATGGTGGTTTCCGGCGGCTTGGAGGAGATCCGCAGGCGCAGCGGCTTGGCCGGGCGCCTCATCGTGCGTATCGCGGGGACGGGCGAGCCGGCACATGCCGCGATTGAACGGATTCTCCGCGGCGCGGAAGTTGTGCTTGACCCGCGCCGGGACACCGCGGGGGTGTGGACCGCGGCGTTCACCGGCGGCGACAACGAAGCGGCGGCGCTGCTCGCGGCGCTCGCGGGCGCCGGCGTGCCGGTGGCGGAATTCCAGGTGCGCAAGGAAGGCATCGAGGACATCTTCCTGCGCGTGAGCGGGAGGGCGGAGGGATGA
- the gdhA gene encoding NADP-specific glutamate dehydrogenase, with protein sequence MSYVSDVMELVVKRNPAEPEFHQAVQEVLSSLEPVLERHPEYRKARILERITEPERVIMFRVPWQDDKGEFRINRGFRIQFNSAIGPYKGGLRFHATVYLGILKFLAFEQIFKNALTTLPMGGGKGGSDFDPKGKSDGEVMRFCQSFMTELARHVGSDTDVPAGDIGVGGREIGFLFGQYKRLRNEFTGVLTGKSLNWGGSLIRPEATGYGSVYFAEEMLATRGDSISGKVCTVSGSGNVAQYTVEKLFELGAKVVTLSDSNGTIHDPEGITPEKLAFVLELKNVKRGRIREYTEKFKSAEYRDGKKPWDVPCDCAFPSATQNEISGEDARTLVRNGCMLVAEGANMPTDPEGVDVFLENSILYGPGKAANAGGVAVSGLEMAQNAQHVIWTAAEVDSRLRDIMKAIHTQAYETAFDYGCPGNYVIGANIAGFVKVADAMLDQGLV encoded by the coding sequence GTGTCGTACGTATCCGATGTCATGGAGCTGGTCGTCAAGCGCAACCCGGCGGAACCCGAGTTTCACCAGGCGGTGCAGGAAGTGCTGAGTTCGCTTGAGCCGGTGCTCGAACGCCATCCGGAATACCGGAAGGCGCGCATCCTCGAACGGATCACGGAGCCGGAGCGCGTGATCATGTTCCGGGTGCCTTGGCAGGACGACAAGGGCGAATTCCGAATAAACCGGGGCTTCCGCATTCAATTCAACAGCGCCATCGGGCCTTATAAGGGCGGCCTGCGCTTCCATGCGACGGTCTATCTCGGCATCCTGAAGTTCCTCGCCTTTGAACAAATCTTCAAGAACGCGCTGACCACGCTGCCCATGGGCGGCGGCAAGGGCGGCTCGGACTTCGACCCGAAGGGCAAGTCAGACGGCGAGGTGATGCGCTTCTGCCAGTCCTTCATGACGGAATTGGCGCGCCACGTCGGCTCGGATACGGACGTGCCGGCGGGCGACATCGGCGTGGGCGGGCGCGAGATCGGGTTCCTGTTCGGCCAGTACAAGCGCCTGCGCAACGAATTCACGGGCGTACTGACGGGCAAGTCGTTGAACTGGGGCGGCTCGCTGATCCGCCCCGAGGCCACCGGTTACGGTTCGGTCTATTTCGCGGAAGAAATGCTCGCGACGCGCGGCGACTCGATCTCGGGCAAGGTGTGCACGGTTTCCGGGTCCGGCAACGTGGCGCAATACACGGTCGAGAAGCTGTTTGAACTGGGCGCCAAAGTCGTCACGCTTTCGGACTCGAACGGGACCATCCACGATCCCGAAGGCATCACGCCGGAGAAGCTGGCGTTCGTGCTGGAACTCAAGAACGTGAAGCGCGGGCGTATTCGCGAATACACGGAGAAGTTCAAGTCCGCCGAATACCGCGACGGCAAGAAACCGTGGGATGTTCCCTGCGACTGCGCGTTTCCGAGCGCGACGCAGAACGAAATCAGCGGCGAGGATGCGCGCACGCTGGTGCGCAACGGCTGCATGCTGGTCGCCGAAGGGGCAAATATGCCCACCGACCCCGAGGGCGTGGACGTGTTCCTGGAAAACAGCATTCTCTACGGGCCGGGCAAGGCCGCCAACGCGGGCGGCGTTGCCGTGTCGGGTCTTGAAATGGCCCAGAACGCGCAACACGTCATCTGGACGGCCGCGGAAGTGGATTCGCGCCTGCGCGACATCATGAAGGCTATCCACACGCAGGCTTATGAGACCGCGTTCGACTATGGCTGCCCGGGCAACTACGTCATCGGCGCGAACATCGCGGGCTTTGTGAAAGTCGCCGATGCGATGCTCGATCAGGGCTTGGTATAA
- a CDS encoding DUF128 domain-containing protein, giving the protein MELKTGRRMVAILRVLRDLGGPAGSDTIARELAYAGFDLSERAIRNYLAQADALGWTVNLGRRGRRLTEQGVQELERALVVDKVGFVSARVDTLAYQMTFDTESLTGKLILNVSTVSPRDLRAAVRCLTQAYDANLGMGRYVAVGAAGEMIGDFRVPKGTFGIGTVCSVSINGVFLRANVPTVSRFGGLLQVERGHPKRFTQIINYDGSSLDPLEIFIRGHMTSVGQAARKGSGMLGASFREVPAVALPEVHRLIKVCERIGLGGVLAVGAPSQPLLDVPVAQGRAGIIVPGGLNAIAVVVEEGVAVTSTAMCTLCPFERLVDYHELHDAVRARGG; this is encoded by the coding sequence ATGGAATTGAAAACGGGACGGCGCATGGTTGCGATTCTCCGCGTGCTGCGCGACTTGGGCGGACCGGCGGGCAGCGACACGATTGCGCGGGAATTGGCCTACGCGGGATTTGACCTGAGCGAACGCGCCATCCGCAATTACCTGGCGCAGGCGGACGCGCTCGGCTGGACGGTGAACCTGGGCCGGCGCGGGCGCCGCCTGACCGAACAAGGCGTTCAGGAACTGGAGCGCGCGCTGGTGGTGGACAAGGTGGGTTTCGTGTCGGCGCGCGTGGACACGCTTGCCTATCAAATGACATTTGACACGGAATCCCTTACCGGCAAGCTGATCCTGAACGTATCCACGGTCAGCCCGCGGGATTTGCGCGCCGCGGTGCGCTGTCTGACCCAGGCGTACGACGCGAATCTCGGCATGGGCCGGTACGTGGCCGTGGGCGCGGCCGGCGAGATGATTGGCGATTTCCGCGTGCCGAAGGGCACCTTCGGCATAGGCACGGTATGCAGCGTCAGCATCAACGGCGTGTTCCTGCGGGCCAACGTCCCCACGGTGTCGCGGTTTGGCGGGCTGTTGCAGGTCGAACGGGGCCACCCGAAGCGGTTTACGCAGATCATCAACTACGACGGATCGTCGCTCGATCCGCTTGAAATCTTCATTCGCGGGCACATGACCAGCGTGGGCCAGGCGGCGCGCAAGGGGTCGGGCATGCTCGGCGCCAGTTTCCGCGAGGTGCCCGCGGTCGCGCTGCCCGAGGTGCACCGGCTCATCAAGGTGTGCGAACGCATCGGGCTGGGCGGCGTGCTCGCCGTGGGCGCGCCGAGCCAGCCGCTGCTCGATGTGCCGGTCGCACAGGGCCGCGCGGGGATTATCGTGCCGGGCGGGCTGAACGCGATCGCGGTGGTCGTCGAGGAAGGTGTCGCCGTCACGAGCACGGCCATGTGCACATTGTGCCCGTTTGAGCGCCTGGTGGACTACCACGAACTGCACGACGCGGTGCGCGCGCGCGGCGGGTGA
- a CDS encoding DNA cytosine methyltransferase yields the protein MEPAVLEICAGAGGQALGLEQAGYHHVGLVEIDANACTTLRYNRPTWKVCEADIREFDGTPYKGIDLLAGGLPCPPFSMAGRKLGEADERNLFPAALRLVDEVRPRVVMIENVRGILDAVFVDFRKHIDLQLRKLGYVPAWRLFNASDFGVPQLRPRVVYVAMRSEVADLFDWPIAPNLKPPTVGEALVDLMAERGWRAAAAWKNLANEIAPTIVGGSMKHGGPDLGPTRAKRAWAQLGVDGHGIADEAPPPDFCGMPRLTVRMVARLQGFPDEWVFAGRKTSAYRQVGNAFPPPVACAVGKQILAALSNRRARLVG from the coding sequence ATGGAACCGGCAGTCTTAGAAATATGCGCAGGCGCCGGCGGTCAGGCGCTTGGCCTCGAACAAGCAGGTTATCACCATGTTGGCCTTGTGGAAATTGACGCGAATGCTTGCACCACTCTTCGCTACAACCGGCCCACATGGAAGGTCTGTGAAGCTGACATCCGCGAATTCGACGGGACTCCGTACAAAGGGATTGACTTACTGGCAGGCGGACTGCCATGTCCCCCGTTTTCAATGGCTGGCAGAAAACTAGGAGAAGCGGACGAACGCAACCTGTTTCCAGCCGCCCTCCGTCTAGTGGATGAAGTGCGGCCAAGAGTTGTCATGATTGAGAATGTGCGGGGAATACTTGATGCCGTCTTTGTAGATTTTCGCAAGCACATCGACCTGCAATTGAGAAAACTCGGATATGTTCCGGCTTGGCGCCTGTTCAACGCATCTGATTTTGGCGTACCGCAACTCCGGCCGCGCGTAGTATACGTGGCGATGAGGAGCGAAGTTGCAGACCTGTTTGACTGGCCAATAGCGCCCAATCTAAAACCGCCAACGGTGGGGGAGGCGTTAGTTGACCTGATGGCGGAGCGTGGCTGGAGAGCCGCGGCAGCGTGGAAGAATTTGGCGAATGAAATCGCACCAACGATTGTGGGCGGCTCGATGAAGCATGGTGGTCCCGATCTCGGGCCTACACGCGCAAAACGGGCCTGGGCTCAGTTGGGCGTCGACGGTCACGGAATCGCGGACGAAGCGCCGCCGCCTGATTTCTGCGGGATGCCACGGTTAACTGTACGGATGGTAGCGCGTTTACAGGGGTTTCCCGATGAGTGGGTATTCGCGGGCCGCAAGACAAGCGCTTACAGACAGGTGGGAAATGCCTTCCCGCCTCCGGTTGCGTGTGCGGTCGGAAAGCAGATATTGGCGGCGCTGAGCAACCGCCGGGCTAGGTTAGTCGGGTGA
- a CDS encoding restriction endonuclease, protein MPFAIEARRAFHAALCEHVLTTDARGVPTNADRHSTHSVTIARGILERLGSPETGTRLPAQLAGADFEKICAMYLEQVFLKLSHLRPGTWEVTRGLGAGRLAIAQFDQYEHLSVLDQAAQENPALSVALGADYLIKPDVVIIRQPEEDAAINSPSFLVDDTVANFTSLRRANNARPILHASISCKWTIRSDRAQNSRSEALNLVRNRKGKLPHIVVVTGEPTPNRIASIALGTGDIDCVYHFALQELRDTLRECSYEDAQELLETMIDGKRLRDISDLPFDLVI, encoded by the coding sequence CTGCCATTCGCTATTGAGGCGCGGCGCGCGTTCCATGCCGCCCTGTGCGAGCATGTGTTGACTACGGACGCAAGGGGAGTCCCAACAAACGCAGATCGACACAGCACACACAGCGTGACAATCGCCCGCGGCATTTTGGAGCGTCTCGGCTCACCCGAGACGGGCACGCGTTTGCCTGCGCAGCTTGCCGGGGCTGATTTTGAGAAGATCTGCGCCATGTATCTCGAGCAGGTGTTCCTAAAGCTCAGTCACCTGCGTCCGGGAACTTGGGAAGTAACGAGAGGTCTGGGTGCGGGGCGGCTTGCAATCGCACAATTTGACCAATATGAACATCTCTCCGTGCTCGATCAGGCAGCACAAGAAAACCCTGCTCTTTCTGTCGCGCTGGGTGCGGATTATCTCATAAAGCCGGATGTCGTCATCATACGCCAGCCCGAGGAAGACGCAGCCATCAACTCTCCGTCGTTTCTGGTTGATGATACGGTCGCGAACTTTACCAGTCTGAGAAGAGCAAACAATGCTAGGCCAATTCTTCATGCTTCGATATCCTGCAAATGGACGATTCGCAGCGATCGTGCGCAGAACTCCCGGTCTGAGGCTCTCAATCTTGTCAGAAACCGCAAAGGCAAATTACCTCACATAGTGGTGGTTACGGGGGAACCCACGCCAAACCGCATAGCGTCTATTGCGTTGGGGACGGGTGATATAGACTGCGTTTATCACTTTGCCTTGCAGGAATTGCGGGATACGCTGAGAGAATGCAGCTATGAGGATGCTCAAGAATTGCTCGAGACGATGATTGATGGAAAGCGGCTTCGTGACATCTCCGACTTGCCATTTGACTTGGTAATCTGA